The Ostrinia nubilalis chromosome 17, ilOstNubi1.1, whole genome shotgun sequence genome contains a region encoding:
- the LOC135080223 gene encoding uncharacterized protein LOC135080223 — MPCGSLPNLTSVHFPPPHHLPHRTSPDYNQPRYKMPCGSLPNLTSVHFSPPHHLPHRTSPDYNQPRYKMPCGSLPNLTSVHFPPPQHLPHRTSPDYNQPRYMPCGSLPNLTSVHFPPPHHLPHRTSPDYNQPRYVSVITVDSNTGG, encoded by the exons ATGCCGTGCGGCTCGCTGCCCAACCTCACGTCGGTCCACTTCCCTCCGCCGCACCACCTGCCGCACCGGACCTCGCCCGACTACAACCAGCCGAGATAT AAGATGCCGTGCGGCTCGCTGCCCAACCTCACGTCGGTCCACTTTTCCCCGCCGCACCACCTGCCGCACCGGACCTCGCCCGACTACAACCAGCCGAGATAT AAGATGCCGTGCGGCTCGCTGCCCAACCTCACGTCGGTCCACTTCCCTCCGCCGCAGCACCTGCCGCACCGGACCTCGCCCGACTACAACCAGCCGAGATAT ATGCCGTGCGGCTCGCTGCCCAACCTCACGTCGGTCCACTTCCCTCCGCCGCACCACCTGCCGCACCGGACCTCGCCCGACTACAACCAGCCGAGATATGTGAGTGTTATTACTGTGGACTCTAATACAGGGGGCTAG